The following proteins are encoded in a genomic region of Ornithodoros turicata isolate Travis chromosome 6, ASM3712646v1, whole genome shotgun sequence:
- the LOC135396858 gene encoding dual specificity protein phosphatase 10-like produces the protein MSGAAKVLPSEASGMFEPRRAARLQLALPRCCPLALTPPAKKKSSSSLGSSPVRLVTPADLVAAWRSHAPVILVDCRSFLSFNAGRIKTAVNVNCGDRITRRRLQQGRLALWDLVSCREAREQLRRSSGPDVVVYDDCTKDLDNPQPSSSLAMVLAVLCQNGAKPAVLKGGYREFERQYSEECTSSLTGDTEGSTSSGEVFCCDGSLKDLAAVPATEILPFLLLGNERDAANVAQLRRLGVGYVLNVTAHLPGQPVDAGIRTKRLPASDSCQQNLKQYFEEAFAFIDDAHKAGSRVLVHCQAGVSRSPTITISYLMKHLGLRLVDAYSFVKRRRPIISPNLNFMGQLMELETTLSDCAEPPCPNCSSHISSSSSSSSSASSSSDEEELVQPA, from the exons ATGTCCGGCGCAGCCAAAGTTCTTCCAAGCGAGGCTTCAGGCATGTTCGAGCCCCGCCGTGCTGCGAGGCTTCAGCTGGCCCTGCCCCGTTGCTGCCCGCTCGCGTTGACCCCTCCAGCGAAGAAAAAGTCTTCTTCAAGCCTGGGTTCCTCGCCTGTTCGGCTCGTGACGCCGGCGGACCTTGTGGCCGCTTGGCGTTCGCACGCTCCGGTGATACTGGTGGACTGTCGGTCGTTCCTCAGCTTCAACGCTGGACGCATCAAGACGGCCGTGAACGTCAACTGTGGTGACAGGATAACGCGTCGGAGACTGCAGCAGGGCAGGTTGGCCCTGTGGGACCTTGTGTCGTGCCGTGAAGCGCGAGAACAGTTGCGACGGAGTTCTGGTCCCGACGTGGTGGTTTATGATGACTGTACGAAGGACTTGGACAATCCGCAACCGTCGTCGTCCTTAGCGATGGTGCTCGCTGTGTTGTGTCAAAACGGGGCGAAGCCTGCTGTACTTAAAG GCGGGTACCGTGAATTTGAACGGCAATACAGCGAAGAGTGCACCAGTTCCTTAACGGGCGACACTGAAGGGTCCACCTCTTCGGGAGAAGTCTTCTGCTGCGACGGTAGCCTCAAGGACCTTGCCGCAGTCCCGGCCACCGAAATCTTGCCTTTTCTGCTGCTGGGCAACGAACGTGACGCTGCCAATGTCGCCCAACTGCGGCGTCTGGGCGTCGGATACGTCCTCAACGTTACAGCTCACCTGCCGGGTCAACCAGTGGACGCAGGGATCAGAACAAAACGCCTTCCGGCCTCTGATAGCTGTCAGCAGAATCTCAAGCAGTACTTCGAAGAAGCATTCGCATTTATTG ACGATGCCCATAAAGCTGGCAGCCGTGTCCTGGTTCACTGCCAGGCTGGTGTTTCCCGCTCTCCAACCATCACCATCTCTTACCTAATGAAACACCTGGGCCTACGCCTGGTTGACGCCTACAGCTTCGTCAAGAGACGGCGGCCGATCATCTCACCCAACCTAAACTTCATGGGACAGCTCATGGAACTCGAAACAACGCTAAGCGACTGCGCGGAGCCACCATGCCCCAACTGCTCATCGCAcatatcgtcatcgtcatcatcgtctTCTTCAGCATCCTCGTCGTCAGACGAAGAAGAGCTGGTGCAACCGGCTTGA